ctcaaataACTATCATCCCCAAGAACCAGATTTCTCCAGACTGGGTTTTACCAGAcctgcctcattcattcatctgTGGGTATGTGTACAAAATCACAGTTCCAGTATCCTTTAAAGAAATGCACTAAGTGATTGTGGTTTACAGACAGGAGCTTCCAAGTTCTCCACATGGCCACATCTGTGATGTCATTGGTGTTgtgatctttgttggtcgacCAGAACGTGTCCGGAGGAAAGGTGGGACGTTCGGTACACACTGAAATATGCTCAATATCCATCTTTAGCCAAAAGACTGAAAACCTTTCCCCTTACAGATGGGCAAAGGTCAGAAATGGAGGAGTATCGTTGGCTTCAGCTGGCAGACAGAACATCAGACAAGCCAATCATGATCAAGCTTTTCTCCACGTCACAACCTGACATTCAAAGCCGTATCTATCCAAGTAAGTAGTTTTGTCTCTGTATCATCATTATTATAGACAAACgatcaattcttttttttttttctattcagtGGCACTGCTTGTCTGCACCAGACTAAAGCTGATCAGAAGAGCAGTTGACAGAGCTACAACTTTTGATTATCTTACCAACACATCGCTGACACAGGTTTACTGCACAGGTAAATAACACacttaaacacttttataaatCAGACATAtcatatacactactgtttaaaatgttggggatcagtaagattttttgttgttgacacAAGTTATaacctttattcagcaaggaagcattaaattgtttaaaagtgacagtaaagacatttatgaggttacaaaagatttctattttaaataaatgctgttttgaactttctctttgttttccacaaaattattaagcagtacaaacagttttcagcattgatgatgATAAGAAGTGTTTCttgatcagcaaatcagcatattagaatgatttctgaaggatcacgtgacactgaagactggactaatgatgctgaaaattcagctttgcatgacaggaataaattctattttaaaatattataaaacagaaaacaagtattttaaattgtaattgtattttacaatattactgtacttttgatcacACAAATGCAGCCTGAGCTTAAGAGACGtcttttaagaacattttaaaaatctgtattaaagatttaaaagaatccaatgttattattttcaaacataTACAGGCACAGGGTCTCACCCCGTGATGCCATACAGAGGGATACGGCCCATCCGCCAGTTTCTCCGCTGGCTGAAGCAGGTGGATGAGAGCAGTCTGCTGGAAAGAGCTCTGATTGGAGGATATTTCAGCTACCCACCACTTCCTGTTTCATTACATAACTTCATGGAAAACAGACAAGGTGAGAAGCAGAAAACGATTTGAGAATGTTTCTAGATTTTGCcagtgtttatgtaaaaatatatatgtttttgaatGGACTAAGCATGGAATAATGCCAGATAATGGCAGCCTGTATTGTTTACTCTGATGAAATTAATTCAGTAGTCAAATGTGTTGCTGTACCAATTCAGGTTTTGATACTTTCACTTAGCACTCTTCCTGTGACTAATTttagtgtgtgtttgcaggggAAGCTGGTCTCATCAGTGGAGGAGAGATGAAATTAGAATGTGAGAAGTTAAATTATAGAGAGAAACGGCAGTTTGCTGTTCAGTGTGTCATCACTGCAGCCTGCTACCATCATAGAGAGGTACATTGACAGCAACAAATAACCCACACTATTATACAACCAACAACATCATAATTAATGACCCCAaactgaacagtagtgtaacaccgtgtctacatcGGACGCGACAGTTGCTGCGccgcaacagctaaagtctgtcttCACTGGATGCGACAAAGCGACCGTTAAAATCAtatgaaatttgtgtcaatacgtcataaatagaacacagcagcagttttctgtcggggatttgtcgtATAGCGccgcgccgcatccagtgtagacagcataaTAGGTTCTAATGTATTTCGATGCGCCGCGCAGCTTGCGTCCGGTGTAACTCTTTTTGCTAAATCTctattttctttccttttatAGGACAGTGGGCGAACACAGTATTCAGATCTTCCATCAGCTCCACTCAGTCCTAGAGTACGACGGCAAAGAGAGGGGTGTGTGTTATAAGCATGGATAAATTTGTccaaaaatcatcaaaaaatatcttgcaTCCTACAACATAAGCAGAAGTGTAAATGAGATTCGATAACTTCTGTGGAAGACGACAGCAGCGGTTTTCCTTCACTGTCACTGCATGGAACTGAGCAGCTAAAGCCctccttttgattttttacGAAGGAAGATCAAAGGAgatctttattttattacattttcatttttgggtgaactgtccttcAAGTTcatttataactgtttttatcaCAGGTCTGAACCTCACAGGACACCCGTGAAGCGGAAACTTTTCAGCAGTACTAGTCCTAGAAAGAGGTAAGAATGTTTGGTTTCTGTCCGATTGAGAAAAACTGCTGTTATTGAGTGGAGAATTATAATACTCTCTCTTCAGGCTGGCGCCACCTCTGCAACCACTTGCAACAGAGGATGATGCAGAGAGAGGTGAGAGCCATAAAAATGACTGGATGCATCCTGTACATCATTTCACAGTTAACCAGAAAGCTAATCGGCTAAAGACAGAAATTCTTTGCCAAAAGCAAATTTGCTATGAATTTCCAGAGAAAGATCGTTGTGTCCCTGTGCTCTGCAGATTTTTCCCTGTTTGATGGCGCCATGGAGTTTCTAGTCGGAGAACAGGAAGATGACAGtaatgatgaagatgaagacgAAGAGTTCTCGACGCCGCCCACTAGTCCCATGACCTCCCGCCTGGGGCTGACACGTGTTGCCATTGAAACTTTGCCACGGGTTTTCTGTTATGAGCGGCGACACGTCCAGGCTGTTGCCGTGGGGCTGCAGGTTAACACCTTTCACAAGCTCCTCCCACAGAGAGAGCTGGAGTCTTTTAGCTCCGCCTCCTGCTACACTGGCTACTTCACTCTGACAATGAGAGgtgcacatttaaaacacataCACGAATATGTTTTTTGCATGAAGTTAGAGTGTTAGTCACAGCATGTTTGTAGTATTGTgatcaaatgttttttatttctccACTATAGCTCTGTCAGATGGAGTGATGCTTGATGTTCTTTTTCTGCCTGCTGCCCCGGGAAACTTGCACTGGATGCCCCTCCCCCTTTCGCACAATAACTCCTGGGAGTCTATCCTATCACACGGAGGCTTTTCACCACACGCCCCGCCTCCAAGCCCTGGTAAATATGAAGCAAATggacttttatttattcagaacaAATTTCAGTGCATTCACACATAAATTgtcatattttagtttattcGATAATGCTttcagcaaataaaaaaaaatctcaagaGTTTTATTCATACTGCATTCTGCTAAAAAAATGccagtgtgtttttttgtttgtttgttttaattaagcCTAAGTTAAACCAACTTATTTGtgagaattatttttatttaaattaaagaaaaataacaactaccactaaaactttattttatttcctgtGAGAATATATTAGCTAAACATTTAAATCTGGTTTCTCTTTCTTCTCCAACAGCTGACTTGATCGCTACTGCAAACCAGTTGACCAATCAAAGACTGCTGTGTGTGTTAGATGCATGTGCATTAGGAGGTGAGAAGATGGAGCTGGTGCTAAACCGTGCATTTCCTTTACGATGACAGAAACATTTTGGAGATGAAAGGATGCACTGATACAAAACATGTTTGTATGAGTTTATACAGCTTTTGTAAACAGAATAACCTTTAATTTGTgtgaatatttttacaaattatttatttatttatgcataatttatcaataaaacatgttttttattttatcattgagTAAGGCTCCATGTGGTTTACTAACCATGGTAATAAAATTTTACCACACAATCTTGTGTTGATTCATTGAGGGATTGGTCGTGGTGCAGGATCTTCAAAGGTTCAAGACTTTGTCATTTTCATAAACAATCTCGCCTTTGATTATCACATATCTGATGAGCTCCTGATGGCCTCCGAACTGGTAGACCAAATGTTCCCACCTGCAACAGAGGGGAAGAGAACTCAAATTATAACAACCTCCTTATCAAGTCCCATCAAGCACCAGTTATAATCCAAACCTATATCTGAATCTCAGTAACTGATTTTATATGAGTGTTATTTTatcatgttaatatttttaattagatttcatttgtatattttcatttttcactaattttagttttggttttagtaattttgttgtgttttgtcattgttattcatatttttaacgTAGTACTTAAAGTTGAACTAAACAAAATTGAGAAATGTTGACTTGGCCACTAGctgaaatttacatttacatttatgcatttagcagacgctaaaagcgacttacagtgcattcaggctatacatgtttttcatcagtatgtgtgttccctgggaattgaacccacgacCTTTTGCGTTGctaacacaatgctctaccactgagccacaggaaatAACCctgtttatatatgtatatatgagaGCAGTTGCCCTCATAGATCTCTAGGTATTGTGTGGATATGATCTAACCGTGGTGCATTGATG
The sequence above is a segment of the Onychostoma macrolepis isolate SWU-2019 chromosome 07, ASM1243209v1, whole genome shotgun sequence genome. Coding sequences within it:
- the si:ch73-71d17.2 gene encoding RPA-related protein RADX, with protein sequence MAALSGSSSDCCTLKKTLNRVISNTSSSPRARTRSEPLYLISLERYGRDADFALRFPDSISMSDSLFDATITDGDCKIRVSLDPAVNRLISVNALHCGSVVRHVELSRGEDSASFHVCSLEVDRLSGGDAALRALSSVNVRAIPWMAAEPSAGPLRARRSSYLPLWNNHDFCGEMWRDTAPSEPDAEDSEEEIDDIGSTVSLAEVRRHFLSGSRRYRGALCVRILHKSRLIYYGKADQKCECPYKAELQVGDGSSSACVVLWNTVCLEWYRILHPGQVVRLCRYRVKESYSSRTGQESEPHIEISLNSRNPTAQITIIPKNQISPDWVLPDLPHSFICGQELPSSPHGHICDVIGVVIFVGRPERVRRKDGQRSEMEEYRWLQLADRTSDKPIMIKLFSTSQPDIQSRIYPMALLVCTRLKLIRRAVDRATTFDYLTNTSLTQVYCTGTGSHPVMPYRGIRPIRQFLRWLKQVDESSLLERALIGGYFSYPPLPVSLHNFMENRQGEAGLISGGEMKLECEKLNYREKRQFAVQCVITAACYHHREDSGRTQYSDLPSAPLSPRVRRQREGSEPHRTPVKRKLFSSTSPRKRLAPPLQPLATEDDAERDFSLFDGAMEFLVGEQEDDSNDEDEDEEFSTPPTSPMTSRLGLTRVAIETLPRVFCYERRHVQAVAVGLQVNTFHKLLPQRELESFSSASCYTGYFTLTMRALSDGVMLDVLFLPAAPGNLHWMPLPLSHNNSWESILSHGGFSPHAPPPSPADLIATANQLTNQRLLCVLDACALGGEKMELVLNRAFPLR